Proteins encoded together in one Solanum lycopersicum chromosome 7, SLM_r2.1 window:
- the LOC101267716 gene encoding probable cyclic nucleotide-gated ion channel 5: protein MFDCGSKSQYVGGQREKFVRLDDLDSRLSSPSASLTTNTCGFNIEGLKRSSHATSSPSRSFKRGVKKGSEGLKSIGRSLGFGVSRAVFPEDLKVSEKKIFDPQDKFLLLWNKLFVVSCILAVSVDPLFFYLPVFDNKSNCLQIDRKLAVIATTLRTVIDAFYLIHMALQFRTAYIAPSSRVFGRGELVIDPAQIAKRYLRFYFIIDFLAVLPLPQIVVWRFLKSSTGSDVFTTKQALLYIILLQYIPRFARVVPLTSELKRTTGVFAETAWAGAASYLLLYMLASHIVGSFWYLLAVERYDTCWQQACKHNATCNTDFLYCGNQYMTGYNRWSSISESVLNNACPADSDNSPFDFGIFDQALSSGIIYSMKFVAKYCYCLWWGLQNLSTLGQGLQTSTYPGESIFSIGLAILGLILFALLIGNMQTYLQSLTIRLEEMRVKRRDSEQWMHHRLLPQDLRERVRRYDQYKWQETRGVDEENIVQSLPKDLRRDIKRHLCLALVKRVPLFENMDERLLDAICERLKPCLYIENTHIVREGDPVDEMLFIIRGRLESVTTDGGRSGFFNRSLLKDSDFCGEELLTWALDPKSGSNLPSSTRTVKALTEVEAFALTADELKFVASQFRRLHSRQVQHTFRFYSQQWRTWGACFIQAAWRRYTKRKLMELQRKEEEEAEALAAGSGSSGGPTYSIRATFLASKFAANALRGVHRNRNLKSARELVKLQKPPEPDFSADAD, encoded by the exons ATGTTCGACTGTGGTTCCAAGTCCCAATATGTTGGGGGCCAGCGAGAGAAGTTTGTAAG GTTGGATGACTTGGATTCTAGACTATCCTCTCCTTCTGCATCACTAACAACAAATACATGTGGCTTCAATATTGAGGGTTTAAAACGTTCAAGCCATGCGACTAGCAGTCCGTCAAGGTCTTTCAAGAGAGGAGTGAAAAAAGGATCCGAAGGACTTAAATCAATTGGTCGATCACTGGGATTTGGTGTCTCTCGGGCTGTATTTCCGGAAGATCTGAAAGTTTCAGAGAAGAAGATTTTTGACCCTCAAGATAAATTCCTTCTGTTATGGAACAAACTGTTTGTTGTATCATGTATTCTAGCCGTGTCTGTGGACCCACTGTTTTTCTACCTTCCAGTTTTTGATAACAAGTCAAATTGCCTTCAGATCGATAGGAAGCTAGCTGTCATAGCCACTACCCTACGTACAGTGATTGATGCTTTCTATCTTATTCACATGGCTCTTCAGTTCCGCACAGCTTATATTGCACCTTCATCTCGAGTTTTTGGACGGGGTGAACTTGTGATAGATCCTGCACAGATTGCTAAAAGATACTTGCGATTCTATTTTATCATCGATTTTCTTGCTGTGCTTCCCTTGCCGCAG ATTGTGGTCTGGAGATTCCTGAAGAGCTCAACAGGTTCTGATGTCTTCACTACAAAGCAAGCTTTGCTTTACATCATCTTACTTCAGTACATCCCCAGATTTGCCAGAGTTGTACCCTTAACTTCGGAATTGAAAAGAACTACTGGTGTCTTTGCTGAAACCGCATGGGCTGGTGCGGCGTCCTATTTGCTATTGTATATGCTTGCTAGTCAT ATAGTTGGGTCTTTTTGGTACTTGCTAGCTGTGGAACGCTATGATACATGCTGGCAGCAAGCTTGTAAACACAATGCAACGTGCAACACTGATTTCTTGTACTGTGGGAATCAGTACATGACGGGTTATAATAGATGGAGCAGCATAAGTGAATCAGTTTTAAACAATGCTTGCCCTGCAGATAGTGACAACTCACCATTTGATTTCGGGATTTTTGATCAGGCTTTATCGTCTGGCATCATTTATTCCATGAAATTCGTGGCTAAATATTGTTATTGTCTGTGGTGGGGGCTGCAGAACTTAAG TACCCTCGGACAGGGACTTCAAACTAGCACATATCCCGGGGAGTCTATTTTCTCTATAGGATTGGCTATACTTGGGCTCATTCTCTTTGCATTATTGATTGGTAACATGCAG ACGTATCTACAATCTCTTACCATTCGACTAGAAGAGATGAGAGTTAAAAGGCGTGACTCAGAACAGTGGATGCATCATCGGTTACTCCCACAAGATCTCCGGGAACGGGTTAGGCGCTATGATCAGTATAAGTGGCAGGAAACACGTGGAGTGGATGAAGAGAATATAGTCCAGAGCTTGCCCAAGGATCTTAGGAGGGATATCAAACGTCATCTTTGTCTGGCTTTAGTGAAGAGG GTTCCTCTATTTGAGAATATGGATGAAAGGTTACTTGATGCTATTTGCGAGCGTCTGAAACCATGTTTATATATCGAGAACACTCACATTGTTCGAGAAGGAGATCCGGTGGATGAAATGCTCTTCATCATTCGCGGCCGCCTTGAGAGTGTGACAACTGATGGTGGTAGAAGTGGTTTCTTCAACCGTAGTTTGTTGAAAGACAGCGACTTCTGTGGAGAGGAACTTCTAACCTGGGCACTGGATCCAAAATCTGGCTCTAACCTCCCATCTTCCACTCGTACGGTGAAAGCTCTTACAGAAGTGGAGGCTTTCGCTCTTACAGCAGATGAGTTGAAATTCGTTGCCAGTCAGTTCAGACGTCTTCACAGTAGGCAAGTTCAGCACACATTCCGTTTCTACTCACAACAATGGCGGACTTGGGGTGCTTGCTTTATCCAAGCAGCGTGGAGGCGGTACACAAAGAGAAAACTTATGGAGCTCCAAcggaaggaagaagaagaagccgAGGCATTAGCTGCAGGTAGTGGTAGTTCCGGTGGCCCGACTTACAGTATTCGTGCAACGTTCTTGGCATCGAAGTTTGCAGCAAATGCCCTCCGAGGCGTTCATAGGAATCGGAATCTCAAGAGTGCTAGGGAGCTGGTGAAACTACAGAAGCCTCCAGAACCAGATTTTAGTGCAGATGCagattga